In Cololabis saira isolate AMF1-May2022 chromosome 4, fColSai1.1, whole genome shotgun sequence, one DNA window encodes the following:
- the npas1 gene encoding neuronal PAS domain-containing protein 1 isoform X2 — MATMPFVSEGKCVSVEWDFLQGLLAKPPTLPCLQNLRKEKSRNAARSRRGKENFEFFELAKMLPLPGAITSQLDKASVIRLTISYLHMRTFASQGDPPWSPLMEGDSNCKVRRSSHSLATDMFEQHLGAHLLQSLDGFVFVVSQEGRFLYISETVSIYLGLSQVELTGSSVFDYIHPADHVEMAERLGIRPHLRAEAGCHTAPESASSSASASSLAGTPEPAAPSSPHSSADDPTDRGFFIRMKSTLTKRGLHVKSSGYKVIHVTGRIRCRPALVPGSAHSVRRPMGLVALAHTLPPSTLNEVRMESHMFVFRVNMDLQVTYCENRISEYMDLTPAEVVGHTCYHFIYVEDLETFRQSHEDLLRKGQVVTNYYRWLQRRGGYLWIQSTATVSINHKAPHERNVIWVNYVLSRTELPDTPLDLLQLPESIRAERLRVSPSPTDSSPQARGSKPAKSSVGKSDSDAKGREKFSTTTGQSEDRRKRLLRSEPEGAPPESRRRLEELRQTEEAVSASSDLGTESEGEEEEAEWDEGGDSDRLKQEDSGGGGGGSAQSRGDAPAGGQRVGKVHNGRAVIQQLKSVVAPSPLPGNSSIKTEHEALSAAGHWGSHTQTSTSHTHTSQPPPSHTHTPSSSLNGDSPTTPVPDSSSSSEAPPKGLFTPPSPALSPALSVSSPLPREERAVSGVVSRSGGGGMGNGPDFELLQRLAAGGAAGRVLFHPLALGPQGPQSLYAPSTIRYAPPELPPSHHHGAGHGDGLQLRSDHHKGPPPAFFPHLQRLASLPPFSGFSPSDSPFSSGLPFCMNGLRGAAGTEED, encoded by the exons TCTCCAGAACCTGCGCAAAGAGAAATCTCGCAATGCGGCTCGTTCTCGGCGAGGGAAGGAGAATTTCGAGTTCTTTGAGCTCGCCAAAATGCTGCCACTGCCCGGGGCCATCACCAGCCAGCTGGACAAGGCTTCGGTCATCCGGCTGACCATCAGCTACTTGCACATGCGCACCTTCGCCAGCCAGGGGGACCCGCCGTGGAGCCCTCTGATGGAAGGAGACAGCAACTGCAAAG TCAGACGATCATCTCATTCTCTGGCCACTGACATGTTTGAGCAGCACCTTGGGGCTCACCTCCTGCAG TCCCTAGATGGCTTTGTGTTTGTGGTCAGTCAGGAGGGACGGTTCCTCTACAtctcagagacagtttcaatCTACCTGGGGCTCTCACAG GTGGAGCTGACCGGCAGCAGCGTGTTTGACTACATCCACCCGGCGGATCACGTGGAGATGGCGGAGCGGCTGGGAATCCGGCCGCACCTGCGGGCCGAGGCCGGCTGCCACACGGCCCCCGAGAGCGCCTCCAGCTCCGCGTCCGCCTCCTCCCTCGCCGGTACCCCTGAACCTG CCGCTCCATCTAGTCCTCATTCCTCCGCCGATGATCCCACGGATCGTGGCTTCTTCATCCGCATGAAGTCCACGCTCACCAAGAGAGGCCTGCACGTCAAGTCTTCTGGATACAAG GTGATCCACGTGACGGGGCGAATCCGCTGCCGCCCGGCGCTCGTCCCGGGCTCCGCGCACTCGGTCCGTCGGCCGATGGGTCTGGTGGCGCTGGCCCACACGCTCCCGCCCTCCACGCTCAACGAAGTCCGCATGGAGAGCCACATGTTCGTCTTCCGAGTGAACATGGACCTGCAGGTCACATACTGCGAGAACAG GATCTCGGAGTACATGGATCTGACCCCAGCAGAGGTAGTGGGACATACCTGTTACCATTTCATCTACGTAGAAGACCTGGAAACCTTCCGGCAGAGCCATGAGGATT TACTGAGGAAAGGCCAGGTGGTGACGAATTACTACCGCTGGctgcagaggagaggaggctaCCTGTGGATCCAGTCCACCGCCACCGTCTCCATCAACCACAAAGCCCCACACGAGCGCAACGTCATCTGGGTCAACTATGTCCTGAG TCGAACTGAGCTGCCCGACACTCCCCTGGATCTGCTGCAGCTGCCCGAAAGCATAAGAGCGGAGCGACTTCGAGTGAGCCCATCCCCGACTGACAGCTCCCCACAGGCTCGAG GCTCCAAACCAGCCAAGAGCTCGGTgggaaagagcgactctgacgccAAAGGCAGGGAGAAATTCAGCACCACCACCGGCCAGTCGGAGGACAGGAGGAAACGCCTGCTGAGGTCCGAGCCCGAGGGGGCGCCTCCCGAGAGCCGCCGCCGACTGGAGGAGCTCCGGCAGACGGAGGAGGCCGTGTCGGCCTCCTCGGACCTGGGGACGGAGAGcgaaggggaggaggaggaggccgaGTGGGACGAGGGGGGAGACAGCGACAGACTGAAACAGGAAGacagcggaggaggaggaggaggaagcgcTCAGAGCAGAGGAGACGCCCCGGCCGGAGGGCAGAGGGTGGGGAAGGTGCACAACGGCCGGGCGGTGATCCAGCAGCTGAAGAGCGTGGTGGCCCCGTCCCCCTTGCCCGGCAACTCCAGCATCAAGACTGAACACGAGGCCCTGAGCGCTGCAGGGCACTGGGGATCCCACACGCAAACCTCcacctcccacacacacacctctcagCCCCCGCcgtcgcacacacacacaccttccagCAGCCTGAACGGCGACAGCCCCACCACCCCCGTCCCCGACTCCTCTTCCAGCAGCGAGGCCCCACCCAAAGGCTTGTTCACCCCTCCCTCCCCCGCTCTGTCCCCGGCCTTGTCGGTGTCCTCCCCGCTGCCCCGAGAGGAGCGGGCCGTGTCGGGGGTGGTCAGccgcagcggcggcggcggcatgGGTAACGGCCCCGACTTCGAGCTTCTCCAGAGACTGGCTGCAGGCGGCGCAGCGGGGAGGGTCCTCTTCCACCCCCTCGCCCTCGGCCCGCAGGGCCCTCAGAGCCTGTACGCCCCGAGCACTATCCGCTACGCTCCGCCTGAGCTGCCGCCCTCCCACCACCACGGCGCGGGACACGGCGATGGCCTCCAGCTACGCTCGGACCACCACAAGGGACCCCCACCGGCCTTTTTTCCGCACCTACAGCGGCTGGCCAGCCTGCCACCCTTCAGTGGTTTCTCCCCATCTGACAGCCCCTTCTCCTCCGGCCTGCCTTTCTGTATGAATGGACTGAGGGGGGCTGCAGGCACGGAGGAGGACTGA
- the npas1 gene encoding neuronal PAS domain-containing protein 1 isoform X1, translated as MATMPFVSEGKCVSVEWDFLQGLLAKPPTLPCLQNLRKEKSRNAARSRRGKENFEFFELAKMLPLPGAITSQLDKASVIRLTISYLHMRTFASQGDPPWSPLMEGDSNCKVRRSSHSLATDMFEQHLGAHLLQSLDGFVFVVSQEGRFLYISETVSIYLGLSQVELTGSSVFDYIHPADHVEMAERLGIRPHLRAEAGCHTAPESASSSASASSLAGTPEPAAPSSPHSSADDPTDRGFFIRMKSTLTKRGLHVKSSGYKVRVIHVTGRIRCRPALVPGSAHSVRRPMGLVALAHTLPPSTLNEVRMESHMFVFRVNMDLQVTYCENRISEYMDLTPAEVVGHTCYHFIYVEDLETFRQSHEDLLRKGQVVTNYYRWLQRRGGYLWIQSTATVSINHKAPHERNVIWVNYVLSRTELPDTPLDLLQLPESIRAERLRVSPSPTDSSPQARGSKPAKSSVGKSDSDAKGREKFSTTTGQSEDRRKRLLRSEPEGAPPESRRRLEELRQTEEAVSASSDLGTESEGEEEEAEWDEGGDSDRLKQEDSGGGGGGSAQSRGDAPAGGQRVGKVHNGRAVIQQLKSVVAPSPLPGNSSIKTEHEALSAAGHWGSHTQTSTSHTHTSQPPPSHTHTPSSSLNGDSPTTPVPDSSSSSEAPPKGLFTPPSPALSPALSVSSPLPREERAVSGVVSRSGGGGMGNGPDFELLQRLAAGGAAGRVLFHPLALGPQGPQSLYAPSTIRYAPPELPPSHHHGAGHGDGLQLRSDHHKGPPPAFFPHLQRLASLPPFSGFSPSDSPFSSGLPFCMNGLRGAAGTEED; from the exons TCTCCAGAACCTGCGCAAAGAGAAATCTCGCAATGCGGCTCGTTCTCGGCGAGGGAAGGAGAATTTCGAGTTCTTTGAGCTCGCCAAAATGCTGCCACTGCCCGGGGCCATCACCAGCCAGCTGGACAAGGCTTCGGTCATCCGGCTGACCATCAGCTACTTGCACATGCGCACCTTCGCCAGCCAGGGGGACCCGCCGTGGAGCCCTCTGATGGAAGGAGACAGCAACTGCAAAG TCAGACGATCATCTCATTCTCTGGCCACTGACATGTTTGAGCAGCACCTTGGGGCTCACCTCCTGCAG TCCCTAGATGGCTTTGTGTTTGTGGTCAGTCAGGAGGGACGGTTCCTCTACAtctcagagacagtttcaatCTACCTGGGGCTCTCACAG GTGGAGCTGACCGGCAGCAGCGTGTTTGACTACATCCACCCGGCGGATCACGTGGAGATGGCGGAGCGGCTGGGAATCCGGCCGCACCTGCGGGCCGAGGCCGGCTGCCACACGGCCCCCGAGAGCGCCTCCAGCTCCGCGTCCGCCTCCTCCCTCGCCGGTACCCCTGAACCTG CCGCTCCATCTAGTCCTCATTCCTCCGCCGATGATCCCACGGATCGTGGCTTCTTCATCCGCATGAAGTCCACGCTCACCAAGAGAGGCCTGCACGTCAAGTCTTCTGGATACAAGGTAAGG GTGATCCACGTGACGGGGCGAATCCGCTGCCGCCCGGCGCTCGTCCCGGGCTCCGCGCACTCGGTCCGTCGGCCGATGGGTCTGGTGGCGCTGGCCCACACGCTCCCGCCCTCCACGCTCAACGAAGTCCGCATGGAGAGCCACATGTTCGTCTTCCGAGTGAACATGGACCTGCAGGTCACATACTGCGAGAACAG GATCTCGGAGTACATGGATCTGACCCCAGCAGAGGTAGTGGGACATACCTGTTACCATTTCATCTACGTAGAAGACCTGGAAACCTTCCGGCAGAGCCATGAGGATT TACTGAGGAAAGGCCAGGTGGTGACGAATTACTACCGCTGGctgcagaggagaggaggctaCCTGTGGATCCAGTCCACCGCCACCGTCTCCATCAACCACAAAGCCCCACACGAGCGCAACGTCATCTGGGTCAACTATGTCCTGAG TCGAACTGAGCTGCCCGACACTCCCCTGGATCTGCTGCAGCTGCCCGAAAGCATAAGAGCGGAGCGACTTCGAGTGAGCCCATCCCCGACTGACAGCTCCCCACAGGCTCGAG GCTCCAAACCAGCCAAGAGCTCGGTgggaaagagcgactctgacgccAAAGGCAGGGAGAAATTCAGCACCACCACCGGCCAGTCGGAGGACAGGAGGAAACGCCTGCTGAGGTCCGAGCCCGAGGGGGCGCCTCCCGAGAGCCGCCGCCGACTGGAGGAGCTCCGGCAGACGGAGGAGGCCGTGTCGGCCTCCTCGGACCTGGGGACGGAGAGcgaaggggaggaggaggaggccgaGTGGGACGAGGGGGGAGACAGCGACAGACTGAAACAGGAAGacagcggaggaggaggaggaggaagcgcTCAGAGCAGAGGAGACGCCCCGGCCGGAGGGCAGAGGGTGGGGAAGGTGCACAACGGCCGGGCGGTGATCCAGCAGCTGAAGAGCGTGGTGGCCCCGTCCCCCTTGCCCGGCAACTCCAGCATCAAGACTGAACACGAGGCCCTGAGCGCTGCAGGGCACTGGGGATCCCACACGCAAACCTCcacctcccacacacacacctctcagCCCCCGCcgtcgcacacacacacaccttccagCAGCCTGAACGGCGACAGCCCCACCACCCCCGTCCCCGACTCCTCTTCCAGCAGCGAGGCCCCACCCAAAGGCTTGTTCACCCCTCCCTCCCCCGCTCTGTCCCCGGCCTTGTCGGTGTCCTCCCCGCTGCCCCGAGAGGAGCGGGCCGTGTCGGGGGTGGTCAGccgcagcggcggcggcggcatgGGTAACGGCCCCGACTTCGAGCTTCTCCAGAGACTGGCTGCAGGCGGCGCAGCGGGGAGGGTCCTCTTCCACCCCCTCGCCCTCGGCCCGCAGGGCCCTCAGAGCCTGTACGCCCCGAGCACTATCCGCTACGCTCCGCCTGAGCTGCCGCCCTCCCACCACCACGGCGCGGGACACGGCGATGGCCTCCAGCTACGCTCGGACCACCACAAGGGACCCCCACCGGCCTTTTTTCCGCACCTACAGCGGCTGGCCAGCCTGCCACCCTTCAGTGGTTTCTCCCCATCTGACAGCCCCTTCTCCTCCGGCCTGCCTTTCTGTATGAATGGACTGAGGGGGGCTGCAGGCACGGAGGAGGACTGA